A genomic window from Punica granatum isolate Tunisia-2019 chromosome 2, ASM765513v2, whole genome shotgun sequence includes:
- the LOC116197357 gene encoding putative non-specific lipid-transfer protein 14 has product MSRSSFYSGRPIMAAAGVFMVAFLMLLAVPAEPQPLTDCSTVMALISMCSTYITYGTPEPLPGTPCCDAMTTLNMIAGAESTTCTVCRCLMGLIASYSPNASAIASLSGLCGVSLGFDITPTTDCNYF; this is encoded by the exons ATGAGCCGCTCCAGCTTCTACTCCGGGAGGCCAATCATGGCGGCAGCGGGAGTGTTCATGGTGGCGTTCCTGATGCTATTAGCTGTGCCGGCAGAACCGCAACCTCTAACAGATTGCTCAACAGTGATGGCTCTGATCTCTATGTGCTCTACGTACATAACTTATGGTACTCCGGAGCCGCTGCCCGGGACACCATGCTGCGATGCCATGACGACCCTAAACATGATAGCTGGGGCGGAGTCCACGACGTGCACGGTATGCAGGTGCTTGATGGGCCTCATTGCCTCGTACAGCCCCAATGCATCCGCCATTGCCTCCTTGTCGGGCCTCTGCGGCGTCTCCCTGGGCTTCGACATCACCCCCACCACCGATTGCAATTA CTTCTAG
- the LOC116197355 gene encoding protein IQ-DOMAIN 14-like encodes MGFLQRLFGGKKKKEKSGDNPSNWKLWSFFQSLNSNKRLALPSSSFNPAPYPDDLELDPNKHAIAVAVATAAVAEAALAAAQAAAEVVRLTGGGGGGVSGAPLPQTSRPPRLVLVEEAAAVKIQCAFRGYLARRALRALKALVKLQALVRGHMVRKRMTDMLRRMQTLVRLQARARASRNCLSASSNSPGSSSFHQLRCGSYASHSLDPAQVGSSWLDRWMEESARNNKKDSQVRNGHDDDKGTKILEVDTWKPRFNPPQNHEYRRTADRDFPSCYVSSGHMVLDSPLKHPISSRGAFCLNEQGGKGEALRYFENIQQANPVPSRPGSSSSWRDPFSPTKSEVSWGGYSRYLGHPSYMANTESSRAKVRSQSAPRQRVEFDNCSSMRRNVLTESWDGGLNSERRYPPHAEFRTRAYSERQHSIR; translated from the exons ATGGGCTTCCTCCAACGCCTTTTCGGaggcaagaagaagaaggagaagtcAGGGGATAACCCGAGCAACTGGAAGCTCTGGTCCTTCTTCCAATCCCTTAATTCCAATAAGCGCCTCGCTCTCCCTTCTAGCTCCTTCAATCCCGCTCCTTACCCTGACGATCTCGAGCTCGACCCAAACAAGCACGCCATTGCCGTGGCAGTCGCAACCGCCGCCGTGGCTGAGGCCGCTCTTGCGGCCGCCCAGGCCGCCGCAGAGGTCGTCCGGCTTACCGGCGGCGGTGGGGGCGGAGTTAGTGGCGCTCCCCTGCCGCAAACTAGCAGGCCCCCCCGGCTGGTGCTGGTGGAGGAGGCCGCGGCGGTTAAGATTCAATGCGCCTTCCGAGGATACCTG GCAAGGAGGGCACTGAGAGCTCTGAAGGCACTGGTGAAACTCCAGGCCCTTGTGAGAGGCCATATGGTGAGAAAACGAATGACAGACATGCTACGTCGAATGCAGACTTTGGTCCGACTGCAGGCACGAGCTCGTGCTAGTCGCAATTGCTTATCGGCATCTTCGAATTCTCCAGGCAGTTCCTCATTCCATCAGCTC AGATGTGGCTCTTATGCAAGCCATAGCCTAGATCCTGCACAAGTTGGTTCCAGTTGGCTAGATCgatggatggaagaaagtGCACGAAACAACAAGAAGGATTCCCAAGTTAGGAATGGACACGACGATGACAAGGGTACCAAGATTCTCGAAGTCGATACTTGGAAGCCTCGCTTCAATCCTCCACAGAACCACGAGTACAGAAGAACAGCTGACCGTGACTTTCCTTCCTGTTATGTTAGCTCTGGCCATATGGTGCTCGACTCTCCGTTGAAACACCCCATATCTTCACGTGGGGCTTTCTGTCTGAACGAGCAGGGAGGAAAGGGTGAAGCATTAAGGTACTTTGAGAACATCCAGCAGGCGAATCCTGTTCCATCAAGACCCGGGAGCAGCAGCTCTTGGAGAGACCCTTTCTCGCCCACAAAGAGCGAGGTCTCATGGGGAGGCTATAGCAGATACTTGGGTCATCCCAGTTATATGGCTAACACAGAATCATCCCGGGCTAAGGTCAGGTCACAGAGTGCCCCAAGGCAGAGGGTTGAGTTTGATAACTGCAGCTCGATGAGAAGGAATGTCCTGACGGAGTCTTGGGATGGTGGGCTCAATTCAGAAAGGAGGTATCCTCCGCATGCTGAGTTTCGGACCAGGGCCTACTCGGAGAGGCAGCATAGCATACGTTAG
- the LOC116194054 gene encoding DNA-directed RNA polymerases II, IV and V subunit 6A-like: protein MERYGRGTATMGGGGPHFTELLFFAGSEDEPQEPEIEQGVEDEVDANNNNDDILEPVDAEEKEEQESAKKERKTCKYMTKYVRARILGTRALQISMNAPVMVELEG from the exons ATGGAGAGATACGGCCGGGGGACAGCCACGATGGGCGGAGGAGGTCCACACTTTACGGAG CTTCTCTTCTTCGCTGGTTCAG AGGATGAGCCCCAAGAGCCCGAGATTGAG CAAGGGGTCGAGGATGAAGTAGATGCCAATAACAACAATGACGACATTCTAGAACCTGTTGATgctgaagaaaaagaagagcagGAGTCGgcgaaaaaggaaaggaagacTTGCAAGTATATGACCAAGTATGTGCGAGCAAGAATTCTGGGTACTCGAGCTTTACAGATCAG CATGAACGCCCCAGTGATGGTTGAGCTTGAAGGCTAG
- the LOC116197356 gene encoding F-box protein PP2-A13-like, producing MGGIISVFFSASTDESTKGSSDSVPEPGLGDLPDSCITMILAELDPPEICKLAGLNRAFRIASLADNLWKSKLPSNYEFLMERVLGEPVGYLTKKEIYARLCRPNAFDGGTKEVWLDKVSAKMYLSISSKALKITGMDDRRYWNHIPTGESRFNTVAYLQQIWWVELVGEIEFEFLLPGKYSLFFRLQLGKTLKRFGRRVCDLGRVHGWDIKPVRFQLSTSGCQEATSECYLHDPGNWVHYHAGDFIVENTHMPSRVKFSMVQIDCTHTKGGLSVDSVLICPSKRIESRSSQIT from the exons ATGGGAGGAATCATCTCCGTGTTCTTTTCTGCAAGTACTGATGAGAGTACTAAAGGGTCATCAGACTCGGTTCCGGAGCCTGGCCTTGGAGACTTGCCGGATAGTTGCATCACGATGATCCTCGCGGAGTTGGATCCGCCAGAGATCTGTAAGTTGGCCGGGCTGAACAGGGCATTTCGAATTGCCTCATTGGCCGATAATTTGTGGAAGTCAAAGCTGCCCTCGAATTATGAGTTTCTCATGGAGAGAGTTCTTGGCGAACCAGTCGGATATTTAACCAAGAAAGAGATTTACGCAAGACTCTGTCGGCCGAATGCCTTCGATGGCGGTACAAAG GAAGTTTGGCTTGATAAAGTTTCTGCTAAAATGTATCTATCAATTTCTTCCAAGGCATTGAAAATAACGGGAATGGATGATCGAAGATATTGGAATCATATTCCAACAGGAGAGTCCAG GTTCAACACAGTGGCATATCTCCAGCAGATCTGGTGGGTCGAATTGGTGGGTGAAATAGAGTTCGAATTCCTCCTGCCCGGAAAGTACAGCCTCTTCTTCAGGCTACAACTAGGCAAGACCCTAAAGCGATTTGGACGTCGGGTCTGTGATCTTGGTAGAGTTCACGGCTGGGACATCAAGCCCGTCCGGTTCCAGCTGTCGACATCGGGCTGCCAGGAAGCCACGTCTGAGTGCTACTTGCATGACCCTGGCAACTGGGTCCACTACCACGCCGGTGATTTCATAGTGGAAAACACACACATGCCCTCGAGAGTCAAGTTCTCCATGGTACAGATAGACTGCACACACACCAAAGGAGGTCTGAGCGTGGATTCCGTGTTAATATGCCCGAGCAAGCGAATCGAGTCGAGAAGCAGCCAAATTACATGA
- the LOC116197353 gene encoding probable transcriptional regulator SLK2 isoform X2 — MVPSRVSGGLTQSSSSSGVYYQGDAQSQTVVNSHLSSSFANSSNSLPGTGRSNRGAVSGDMNSAALNSAGNSGPSVGASSLVTDANSALSGGPHLQRSASINTESYMRLPASPMSFTSNNISISGSSVIDGSSVVQQSPHQDQPAQQMQQSQQQQQGNSSVTSVPPSQAGQVLLPMGARVPGSFIQDPNSLSHLQKKPRIDIKQEDIIQQQVLQQLLQRPDPMLQNHNPQLQALLQQQRLRQQQQQILQSMPHLQRAHLQQQQHQQQQQLQLRQQLQQQGMQPMNVKRLYDSGVCSRRLMQYLYHQRQRPLDNAIAYWRKFVTEYYSPRAKKRWCLSLYENVGQHALGVFPQAAMDAWHCDICGSKSGRGFEATFEVLPRLNEIKFGSGVIDELLFLDLPKEYRFPSGIMVLEYGKAVQESVYEQLRVVREGQLRIIFAHDLKILSWEFCARRHEELLPRRLVAPQVHQLVQVVQKCQSTIAESGADGVSSQDLQTNSNMVLSAGRQLAKSLELQSLNDLGFSKRYVRCLQISEVVNSMKDLIDFCKETNKGPIEGLKNYPRHTSAAKLQMQKMQEMEQLASVQGLPTDRNTLNKLMALQHSGLNNQMGHPNMAHRGALSGSAQAALALTTGYQNLLMRQNSMNSNSSTLQQEASSFSNSAQSPSATFQGPKIFHSSGYSSPNLPPQQRALNGPTNLLQQNPNPTQGNQTLQQQMIQHLLQEMSNNNGGGGGVQQAQAHLRSGMGFGNNNSAPPQAQARAQVQPASSNVSGPAPSRSNSFKGTASNSDSSAPPATGNNGFNPGRAPDMPQGLHLSDDIVSDIAQEFTGNSFFSSDLDDTMGFGWKA; from the exons ATGGTCCCATCTCGGGTGTCTGGTGGGCTAACCCAGTCTTCTTCAAGCTCAGGAGTTTATTACCAAGGAGATGCTCAGTCGCAGACGGTGGTTAACTCCCACTTGAGCTCATCCTTTGCTAACTCTTCTAACTCACTACCAGGAACTGGTCGTTCCAATCGAGGAGCGGTTTCGGGGGACATGAACAGTGCTGCCTTGAACAGTGCGGGAAATTCTGGACCTAGTGTTGGAGCGAGCTCTCTAGTTACAGATGCCAATTCGGCCCTCTCTGGAGGACCACATTTGCAGAGAAGTGCAAGTATAAACACAGAATCCTACATGCGCTTACCAGCATCCCCTATGTCGTTCACTTCAAATAACATCAGTATTTCTGGTTCATCTGTCATAGATGGATCCTCTGTAGTGCAACAAAGTCCTCACCAAGATCAACCTGCTCAACAAATGCAGCAGAGTCAACAACAGCAACAGGGGAACTCGAGCGTGACATCCGTACCCCCATCACAAGCTGGCCAAGTTTTGCTTCCGATGGGAGCTCGGGTTCCTGGATCCTTCATTCAGGACCCAAATAGTCTGTCCCATCTGCAGAAGAAGCCCAGGATTGATATTAAGCAAGAAGATATCATACAGCAGCAGGTCCTGCAACAACTGCTGCAGAGGCCAGATCCGATGCTACAGAACCATAATCCGCAGTTACAGGCATTGTTACAGCAGCAGAGACTGCggcaacagcagcagcagatcCTGCAGTCTATGCCGCATTTGCAGAGAGCCCATCTGCAGCAGCAACAgcatcagcagcagcagcagctgcaGCTGAGACAGCAGCTACAACAGCAGGGCATGCAGCCCATGAATGTAAAACGCCTCTATGATAGTGGTGTGTGTTCTCGAAGGCTTATGCAATACCTTTATCATCAGAGACAACGACCACTC GATAATGCTATTGCTTACTGGaggaagttcgtgacagaataTTATTCCCCTCGTGCAAAGAAAAGATGGTGCTTGTCATTGTACGAGAATGTTGGACAACATGCACTTGGTGTTTTCCCTCAGGCAGCTATG GACGCGTGGCATTGTGACATCTGTGGCTCCAAGTCTGGAAGGGGCTTTG AGGCAACTTTTGAAGTACTTCCAAGACTTAATGAAATCAAATTCGGCAGTGGGGTCATTGATGAGCTTTTATTTTTGGACTTGCCTAAAGAGTATAGATTCCCTTCTGGAATAATGGTGTTGGAGTACGGGAAAGCAGTTCAAGAGAGTGTGTATGAGCAACTTCGTGTTGTTCGTGAAGGCCAGCTTCGGATCATTTTCGCACATGATCTAAAG ATACTGTCATGGGAGTTTTGTGCTCGTAGGCATGAAGAACTCCTTCCTCGGCGTCTGGTTGCTCCACAG GTCCATCAGTTGGTCCAGGTCGTGCAGAAGTGTCAGAGCACAATTGCTGAAAGTGGAGCTGATGGAGTCTCCTCCCAGGATTTACAGACTAACAGTAATAT GGTTCTCTCAGCGGGGCGTCAGCTTGCTAAAAGCTTGGAGCTTCAGTCGTTGAATGACCTCGGATTCTCCAAAAGATATGTCAGATGTTTGCAG ATCTCTGAGGTTGTCAATAGCATGAAGGATCTCATAGATTTCTGCAAGGAGACCAATAAAGGACCTATAG AGGGCTTGAAAAACTATCCTAGACACACCTCTGCAGCTAAACTTCAGATGCAGAAGATGCAGGAGATGGAGCAGCTTGCAAGCGTACAGGGCCTCCCAACTGATCGAAACACACTTAATAAGCTGATGGCGCTGCAGCATTCTGGTCTGAACAACCAAATGGGCCACCCCAACATGGCTCATCGTGGAGCCCTGAGTGGGTCTGCCCAAGCTGCTTTGGCCCTCACAACAGGCTACCAGAACCTGCTCATGCGTCAGAACTCCATGAACTCCAACTCAAGCACCCTTCAGCAGGAGGCGTCCTCTTTCAGCAATTCTGCCCAGAGCCCATCAGCCACATTTCAAGGCCCGAAGATATTCCACTCTAGCGGCTATTCAAGCCCGAATCTTCCCCCGCAGCAGCGGGCGCTGAACGGGCCGACTAACCTACTCCAGCAAAACCCTAACCCAACTCAGGGAAACCAAACTCTCCAGCAGCAGATGATTCAGCATCTTCTGCAGGAGATGTCTAATAACAATGGTGGCGGAGGAGGGGTTCAACAGGCCCAGGCTCATCTCAGGAGTGGTATGGGTTTCGGGAATAACAACTCAGCGCCACCCCAGGCGCAGGCTCGAGCCCAGGTTCAGCCTGCCTCGTCCAACGTCTCCGGTCCAGCACCTAGTCGGAGCAACAGCTTCAAAGGCACTGCCTCCAACAGCGATTCCTCTGCACCCCCTGCAACTGGGAATAACGGGTTCAACCCTGGTAGAGCGCCTGATATGCCTCAGGGTCTCCACTTATCAGATGATATTGTTTCTGATATTGCCCAAGAGTTCACCGGCAATAGCTTCTTCAGCAGTGATCTCGATGACACCATGGGTTTTGGGTGGAAGGCGTAA
- the LOC116197353 gene encoding probable transcriptional regulator SLK2 isoform X3, which produces MVPSRVSGGLTQSSSSSGVYYQGDAQSQTVVNSHLSSSFANSSNSLPGTGRSNRGAVSGDMNSAALNSAGNSGPSVGASSLVTDANSALSGGPHLQRSANGSSVVQQSPHQDQPAQQMQQSQQQQQGNSSVTSVPPSQAGQVLLPMGARVPGSFIQDPNSLSHLQKKPRIDIKQEDIIQQQVLQQLLQRPDPMLQNHNPQLQALLQQQRLRQQQQQILQSMPHLQRAHLQQQQHQQQQQLQLRQQLQQQGMQPMNVKRLYDSGVCSRRLMQYLYHQRQRPLDNAIAYWRKFVTEYYSPRAKKRWCLSLYENVGQHALGVFPQAAMDAWHCDICGSKSGRGFEATFEVLPRLNEIKFGSGVIDELLFLDLPKEYRFPSGIMVLEYGKAVQESVYEQLRVVREGQLRIIFAHDLKILSWEFCARRHEELLPRRLVAPQVQDSYVTEGKLGSIILFTFSFVNGIFHVLQVHQLVQVVQKCQSTIAESGADGVSSQDLQTNSNMVLSAGRQLAKSLELQSLNDLGFSKRYVRCLQISEVVNSMKDLIDFCKETNKGPIEGLKNYPRHTSAAKLQMQKMQEMEQLASVQGLPTDRNTLNKLMALQHSGLNNQMGHPNMAHRGALSGSAQAALALTTGYQNLLMRQNSMNSNSSTLQQEASSFSNSAQSPSATFQGPKIFHSSGYSSPNLPPQQRALNGPTNLLQQNPNPTQGNQTLQQQMIQHLLQEMSNNNGGGGGVQQAQAHLRSGMGFGNNNSAPPQAQARAQVQPASSNVSGPAPSRSNSFKGTASNSDSSAPPATGNNGFNPGRAPDMPQGLHLSDDIVSDIAQEFTGNSFFSSDLDDTMGFGWKA; this is translated from the exons ATGGTCCCATCTCGGGTGTCTGGTGGGCTAACCCAGTCTTCTTCAAGCTCAGGAGTTTATTACCAAGGAGATGCTCAGTCGCAGACGGTGGTTAACTCCCACTTGAGCTCATCCTTTGCTAACTCTTCTAACTCACTACCAGGAACTGGTCGTTCCAATCGAGGAGCGGTTTCGGGGGACATGAACAGTGCTGCCTTGAACAGTGCGGGAAATTCTGGACCTAGTGTTGGAGCGAGCTCTCTAGTTACAGATGCCAATTCGGCCCTCTCTGGAGGACCACATTTGCAGAGAAGTGCAA ATGGATCCTCTGTAGTGCAACAAAGTCCTCACCAAGATCAACCTGCTCAACAAATGCAGCAGAGTCAACAACAGCAACAGGGGAACTCGAGCGTGACATCCGTACCCCCATCACAAGCTGGCCAAGTTTTGCTTCCGATGGGAGCTCGGGTTCCTGGATCCTTCATTCAGGACCCAAATAGTCTGTCCCATCTGCAGAAGAAGCCCAGGATTGATATTAAGCAAGAAGATATCATACAGCAGCAGGTCCTGCAACAACTGCTGCAGAGGCCAGATCCGATGCTACAGAACCATAATCCGCAGTTACAGGCATTGTTACAGCAGCAGAGACTGCggcaacagcagcagcagatcCTGCAGTCTATGCCGCATTTGCAGAGAGCCCATCTGCAGCAGCAACAgcatcagcagcagcagcagctgcaGCTGAGACAGCAGCTACAACAGCAGGGCATGCAGCCCATGAATGTAAAACGCCTCTATGATAGTGGTGTGTGTTCTCGAAGGCTTATGCAATACCTTTATCATCAGAGACAACGACCACTC GATAATGCTATTGCTTACTGGaggaagttcgtgacagaataTTATTCCCCTCGTGCAAAGAAAAGATGGTGCTTGTCATTGTACGAGAATGTTGGACAACATGCACTTGGTGTTTTCCCTCAGGCAGCTATG GACGCGTGGCATTGTGACATCTGTGGCTCCAAGTCTGGAAGGGGCTTTG AGGCAACTTTTGAAGTACTTCCAAGACTTAATGAAATCAAATTCGGCAGTGGGGTCATTGATGAGCTTTTATTTTTGGACTTGCCTAAAGAGTATAGATTCCCTTCTGGAATAATGGTGTTGGAGTACGGGAAAGCAGTTCAAGAGAGTGTGTATGAGCAACTTCGTGTTGTTCGTGAAGGCCAGCTTCGGATCATTTTCGCACATGATCTAAAG ATACTGTCATGGGAGTTTTGTGCTCGTAGGCATGAAGAACTCCTTCCTCGGCGTCTGGTTGCTCCACAGGTACAAGACTCCTATGTAACTGAGGGCAAGCTTGGCAGCATCATTTTATTTACCTTTTCCTTTGTCAATGGTATTTTCCATGTTTTGCAGGTCCATCAGTTGGTCCAGGTCGTGCAGAAGTGTCAGAGCACAATTGCTGAAAGTGGAGCTGATGGAGTCTCCTCCCAGGATTTACAGACTAACAGTAATAT GGTTCTCTCAGCGGGGCGTCAGCTTGCTAAAAGCTTGGAGCTTCAGTCGTTGAATGACCTCGGATTCTCCAAAAGATATGTCAGATGTTTGCAG ATCTCTGAGGTTGTCAATAGCATGAAGGATCTCATAGATTTCTGCAAGGAGACCAATAAAGGACCTATAG AGGGCTTGAAAAACTATCCTAGACACACCTCTGCAGCTAAACTTCAGATGCAGAAGATGCAGGAGATGGAGCAGCTTGCAAGCGTACAGGGCCTCCCAACTGATCGAAACACACTTAATAAGCTGATGGCGCTGCAGCATTCTGGTCTGAACAACCAAATGGGCCACCCCAACATGGCTCATCGTGGAGCCCTGAGTGGGTCTGCCCAAGCTGCTTTGGCCCTCACAACAGGCTACCAGAACCTGCTCATGCGTCAGAACTCCATGAACTCCAACTCAAGCACCCTTCAGCAGGAGGCGTCCTCTTTCAGCAATTCTGCCCAGAGCCCATCAGCCACATTTCAAGGCCCGAAGATATTCCACTCTAGCGGCTATTCAAGCCCGAATCTTCCCCCGCAGCAGCGGGCGCTGAACGGGCCGACTAACCTACTCCAGCAAAACCCTAACCCAACTCAGGGAAACCAAACTCTCCAGCAGCAGATGATTCAGCATCTTCTGCAGGAGATGTCTAATAACAATGGTGGCGGAGGAGGGGTTCAACAGGCCCAGGCTCATCTCAGGAGTGGTATGGGTTTCGGGAATAACAACTCAGCGCCACCCCAGGCGCAGGCTCGAGCCCAGGTTCAGCCTGCCTCGTCCAACGTCTCCGGTCCAGCACCTAGTCGGAGCAACAGCTTCAAAGGCACTGCCTCCAACAGCGATTCCTCTGCACCCCCTGCAACTGGGAATAACGGGTTCAACCCTGGTAGAGCGCCTGATATGCCTCAGGGTCTCCACTTATCAGATGATATTGTTTCTGATATTGCCCAAGAGTTCACCGGCAATAGCTTCTTCAGCAGTGATCTCGATGACACCATGGGTTTTGGGTGGAAGGCGTAA
- the LOC116197353 gene encoding probable transcriptional regulator SLK2 isoform X1, protein MVPSRVSGGLTQSSSSSGVYYQGDAQSQTVVNSHLSSSFANSSNSLPGTGRSNRGAVSGDMNSAALNSAGNSGPSVGASSLVTDANSALSGGPHLQRSASINTESYMRLPASPMSFTSNNISISGSSVIDGSSVVQQSPHQDQPAQQMQQSQQQQQGNSSVTSVPPSQAGQVLLPMGARVPGSFIQDPNSLSHLQKKPRIDIKQEDIIQQQVLQQLLQRPDPMLQNHNPQLQALLQQQRLRQQQQQILQSMPHLQRAHLQQQQHQQQQQLQLRQQLQQQGMQPMNVKRLYDSGVCSRRLMQYLYHQRQRPLDNAIAYWRKFVTEYYSPRAKKRWCLSLYENVGQHALGVFPQAAMDAWHCDICGSKSGRGFEATFEVLPRLNEIKFGSGVIDELLFLDLPKEYRFPSGIMVLEYGKAVQESVYEQLRVVREGQLRIIFAHDLKILSWEFCARRHEELLPRRLVAPQVQDSYVTEGKLGSIILFTFSFVNGIFHVLQVHQLVQVVQKCQSTIAESGADGVSSQDLQTNSNMVLSAGRQLAKSLELQSLNDLGFSKRYVRCLQISEVVNSMKDLIDFCKETNKGPIEGLKNYPRHTSAAKLQMQKMQEMEQLASVQGLPTDRNTLNKLMALQHSGLNNQMGHPNMAHRGALSGSAQAALALTTGYQNLLMRQNSMNSNSSTLQQEASSFSNSAQSPSATFQGPKIFHSSGYSSPNLPPQQRALNGPTNLLQQNPNPTQGNQTLQQQMIQHLLQEMSNNNGGGGGVQQAQAHLRSGMGFGNNNSAPPQAQARAQVQPASSNVSGPAPSRSNSFKGTASNSDSSAPPATGNNGFNPGRAPDMPQGLHLSDDIVSDIAQEFTGNSFFSSDLDDTMGFGWKA, encoded by the exons ATGGTCCCATCTCGGGTGTCTGGTGGGCTAACCCAGTCTTCTTCAAGCTCAGGAGTTTATTACCAAGGAGATGCTCAGTCGCAGACGGTGGTTAACTCCCACTTGAGCTCATCCTTTGCTAACTCTTCTAACTCACTACCAGGAACTGGTCGTTCCAATCGAGGAGCGGTTTCGGGGGACATGAACAGTGCTGCCTTGAACAGTGCGGGAAATTCTGGACCTAGTGTTGGAGCGAGCTCTCTAGTTACAGATGCCAATTCGGCCCTCTCTGGAGGACCACATTTGCAGAGAAGTGCAAGTATAAACACAGAATCCTACATGCGCTTACCAGCATCCCCTATGTCGTTCACTTCAAATAACATCAGTATTTCTGGTTCATCTGTCATAGATGGATCCTCTGTAGTGCAACAAAGTCCTCACCAAGATCAACCTGCTCAACAAATGCAGCAGAGTCAACAACAGCAACAGGGGAACTCGAGCGTGACATCCGTACCCCCATCACAAGCTGGCCAAGTTTTGCTTCCGATGGGAGCTCGGGTTCCTGGATCCTTCATTCAGGACCCAAATAGTCTGTCCCATCTGCAGAAGAAGCCCAGGATTGATATTAAGCAAGAAGATATCATACAGCAGCAGGTCCTGCAACAACTGCTGCAGAGGCCAGATCCGATGCTACAGAACCATAATCCGCAGTTACAGGCATTGTTACAGCAGCAGAGACTGCggcaacagcagcagcagatcCTGCAGTCTATGCCGCATTTGCAGAGAGCCCATCTGCAGCAGCAACAgcatcagcagcagcagcagctgcaGCTGAGACAGCAGCTACAACAGCAGGGCATGCAGCCCATGAATGTAAAACGCCTCTATGATAGTGGTGTGTGTTCTCGAAGGCTTATGCAATACCTTTATCATCAGAGACAACGACCACTC GATAATGCTATTGCTTACTGGaggaagttcgtgacagaataTTATTCCCCTCGTGCAAAGAAAAGATGGTGCTTGTCATTGTACGAGAATGTTGGACAACATGCACTTGGTGTTTTCCCTCAGGCAGCTATG GACGCGTGGCATTGTGACATCTGTGGCTCCAAGTCTGGAAGGGGCTTTG AGGCAACTTTTGAAGTACTTCCAAGACTTAATGAAATCAAATTCGGCAGTGGGGTCATTGATGAGCTTTTATTTTTGGACTTGCCTAAAGAGTATAGATTCCCTTCTGGAATAATGGTGTTGGAGTACGGGAAAGCAGTTCAAGAGAGTGTGTATGAGCAACTTCGTGTTGTTCGTGAAGGCCAGCTTCGGATCATTTTCGCACATGATCTAAAG ATACTGTCATGGGAGTTTTGTGCTCGTAGGCATGAAGAACTCCTTCCTCGGCGTCTGGTTGCTCCACAGGTACAAGACTCCTATGTAACTGAGGGCAAGCTTGGCAGCATCATTTTATTTACCTTTTCCTTTGTCAATGGTATTTTCCATGTTTTGCAGGTCCATCAGTTGGTCCAGGTCGTGCAGAAGTGTCAGAGCACAATTGCTGAAAGTGGAGCTGATGGAGTCTCCTCCCAGGATTTACAGACTAACAGTAATAT GGTTCTCTCAGCGGGGCGTCAGCTTGCTAAAAGCTTGGAGCTTCAGTCGTTGAATGACCTCGGATTCTCCAAAAGATATGTCAGATGTTTGCAG ATCTCTGAGGTTGTCAATAGCATGAAGGATCTCATAGATTTCTGCAAGGAGACCAATAAAGGACCTATAG AGGGCTTGAAAAACTATCCTAGACACACCTCTGCAGCTAAACTTCAGATGCAGAAGATGCAGGAGATGGAGCAGCTTGCAAGCGTACAGGGCCTCCCAACTGATCGAAACACACTTAATAAGCTGATGGCGCTGCAGCATTCTGGTCTGAACAACCAAATGGGCCACCCCAACATGGCTCATCGTGGAGCCCTGAGTGGGTCTGCCCAAGCTGCTTTGGCCCTCACAACAGGCTACCAGAACCTGCTCATGCGTCAGAACTCCATGAACTCCAACTCAAGCACCCTTCAGCAGGAGGCGTCCTCTTTCAGCAATTCTGCCCAGAGCCCATCAGCCACATTTCAAGGCCCGAAGATATTCCACTCTAGCGGCTATTCAAGCCCGAATCTTCCCCCGCAGCAGCGGGCGCTGAACGGGCCGACTAACCTACTCCAGCAAAACCCTAACCCAACTCAGGGAAACCAAACTCTCCAGCAGCAGATGATTCAGCATCTTCTGCAGGAGATGTCTAATAACAATGGTGGCGGAGGAGGGGTTCAACAGGCCCAGGCTCATCTCAGGAGTGGTATGGGTTTCGGGAATAACAACTCAGCGCCACCCCAGGCGCAGGCTCGAGCCCAGGTTCAGCCTGCCTCGTCCAACGTCTCCGGTCCAGCACCTAGTCGGAGCAACAGCTTCAAAGGCACTGCCTCCAACAGCGATTCCTCTGCACCCCCTGCAACTGGGAATAACGGGTTCAACCCTGGTAGAGCGCCTGATATGCCTCAGGGTCTCCACTTATCAGATGATATTGTTTCTGATATTGCCCAAGAGTTCACCGGCAATAGCTTCTTCAGCAGTGATCTCGATGACACCATGGGTTTTGGGTGGAAGGCGTAA